The DNA segment TCCTGTGGTGTTTGTTCCTTGCACCTCATTATCCATTAAACTACATGGCTTGGGGAGAGGTTCATATCCTGGAGCTGCATGCAGGACAATCTGTGAAAGAGACCCAGGAAGATAAAATCGATAGTTTAATGGTTCTGGATAAAGCAGTTTTGTTTGTCTCCCAAACACGCATTCAGCGATAAATTGAAACCTCTGCTCCTTTACTTCTTCCATATTAGGAAATCCCATACTGGATGATAGAAATCTCTTCACAACACGAGCACGATCTCGAACATCATAATTCAAGTCAAATTTGGATAGCTCCAGTATATATTCTACAGTGCTTCTTAGAGCAGTTATATCTTCTCCTTTGGCATGTAATATGACCTAGGAAAAAGTGACAGAACAGTTATTAATGAATCATGAAAATTCAGTGATATGCACCACAATTCGTCAATTTTAGAACCTGAGCAATCATAATCCACTGTTTCCAACAAAGTATAAAGatgaatataagaaaataaCAGATACAAGCATTTCAATATTTTGTTAGGTGAAGAAAATCATTTCTGAAGTTTACCTTGCCTGATTTAAGTAATATGGTGCTTATCCAAGAAAAATTGCTGAGCCTTTCAAATTATGTCAACTATGGTTATCTTTCATTAAACCAAAGAGCAACTAAGAATATATTTCTTCAACAAATGAAGGAGCTTCACTTATATCTCACTCGTACACAGGTTACTTGCaacaagatcaagaaaaaataaaagaactACTATTGTTAACTACCTTAATGCAAGAATTAATAATCTGGAGCTTTGATTCAACCTCTTCCAACTTAAAACGCCAAGCAAGATACTTGTAAACTGTTGGCACCATCTTTGAAATATGGCTGCCAATGTTGTTGTACTCACCCAACATCCATATAACCATTGCACGTGCAGCTGGTGCCCATATTGAATCCAAGCTTCGCACCAAATTGACAACCACCTTCAAAACAATGGTGAGTTTTATGATTCCATAACTAGGGATTTACTTAGGAGTGCAGGTAATAAAGATCATGTTCTTTCAAAGGAATACGAGAATACAAGGTAGATACGGAATGACCATGAAGTAGGGCGCAAATAATGTTGTTGTAGGATTAACCGaacaaatttgaaatatatttgattCAATATAAAACTTTTCAGATAAAGTGAAGAGAGAATCCACATAAGAAAAGTTACCTGCATTAGTCACTCACCACACACCCATGGACAAAAACCTCGAGGCATAAAACTATTACAgggtttttaaattttatcatgaACTGGTTCTTATTCAATTAATATATANNNNNNNNNNNNNNNNNNNNNNNNNNNNNNNNNNNNNNNNNNNNNNNNNNNNNNNNNNNNNNNNNNNNNNNNNNNNNNNNNNNNNNNNNNNNNNNNNNNNNNNNNNNNNNNNNNNNNNNNNNNNNNNCGAGTTCGAGCTCGAGTAGCGCACACTCAATGTCGAATTCGAGTTTTAATTGTTTCTACTTAATTAGCTCGCGAACTACTCGAGTagctatatattattattttgtaatatttttaaaatttaagggtatttttgtccgtataaatacaaaatttaaatcCTAAAATTATGCTACAAACACTATTGAGCTTTTCGAGCTCAAGTAACTCGATATTTTTACTAGTCGAGCTTGATCTTGAAAAATGAATATTCGATAGAGTTCGAGTCGAGCTTGAGCTTACAAAATTTAAATCGAGTTGAGTCGAGCGTTTGCAGCCCCAGGCCACAGTGGTAGACATGAAAAATTGTCTACCAAACTACCACGGTACCACCATGGCTTCTTAAAcacattttcatattttttttaaaatgaatgtttctttattttgaaataattttttgaagaGGTCACATCTAGGAAACAAGTGGACACAttaaaaaatttacttaaaaGGAATTTTAAAATCGGATGGCagataaaatttcaattttaaattccAACATATCTAAGTCACATTTCAAACTGAATATCAAATCATttgaattgaaaataatcaGTGGTAAAGCTGAAATTGGAAACTTTTTAAATTGTAAGAGAGCCAAAAAAAATTACACCAAATCAGCAATTGATGTTAAACACCGTTTAAACTATACACTCTTGTATGTTGCGTATGACATTTATCAGAGAAGAGCTTCTTTATTTGATGATAATACGATTATTCATTTATCCAACTCCCACGCTAACCAAATTTACAGTATTGAGTATCGTATTACATTGTGCAATAAAATGGCAGGCTGGAGGCTCCATGGGTCCTTGGCCAAATAGATCAGTTGATATGAAAGAGGGATTGTTTAAATTAGGAAAACTAGATAAAAGAAATTATGAGCATTCTCTGAAATGTATCACAGGTACTCCCCTAAGAGCAGATTTAGTTGACACAGCAGCTGGGCTCTTTCCTAACTAGTAATGGCACGAACACTTTTCAAATCCTGGATTCAGGTGAGATATGTAAACACTGTGGATATTTTCAGCTTTTAAAGCTCTATGAAGCAATTCTAAGACAGACCACAAGTTATCTCGACAGTCATCTTGATCATTGGATGAGAATAAAGTGGATGATTCCAATGCACCAACATGCTATGCATCCTTTACGTATTTAATTAGAAGGCTTGTGCATCATACAACATATATAAACAGGGGTTTATGCTCCAAAGCTCTGGCCCAAGACCAAGTTCAAGAAAGCTACATGGCAAAATCAACATAATTGAAGTTATTGTATGAAGCTGATGTAAGAGTTGTTTTGGTGTCTGAGAAATAAATAGATTGAATTTTCTATGGAGAAGATTCCAAAATCAAAGAACTGGAGAGAAGGATAAGCAAATCTGAGAAGTATTCATAATACTGTTCCTCATATCCTTCTTTAAAGCCAAAATCTTTCCTTTTTTGATGAATTAAATTTACTCAAAAAGTTCCCTGTGAAACAAAGCTCAGAATCCAATTATTTTACCACTGAAGCAGACAAACAGAATTTAAATCCTAACAAgataaaaacaagaaaatacagGTATGAAAAGACCAAAACAGCAAAACAATCAACAAGCTTACCTTCTCATGAGTGGGAGGATCTTGTTTTATGATTAATCTGATAGACTTGATAGCTTGAACTAATACAACATCGTCTTCACCAAACGATGCATCCTCCCTATGTGAAGATTCTGAAATTATGAATATCAAGTCAAAAATTTTCTAACAgagagaaaagaagagagaaccAACAGAAAGTAAATAGCTGTATTAATTCTATAGCAAAAGAACAGCAGTTACCAGATAATGCCAGAGTCAACAGGCCTTCCAAACATGTGGTTGCAACATCCGGGAGTTTTAGTGTACATACACCAATTGCAGCCACAGCATCAGCAGCAAACCTCCTGTTTGGGTCTCTAACATATTCCTGACATTTAACGAAATGATATGCAACATTTACACAAAACAtactttttaataataaatcagGTGAATGGTTTGTGGATTCAAAAATCTATTAACCTATATCATAAATGTGTACTTTATTTGCGTAAAGTATATAATCATCCAACTTTCACCAGGAAGACGCTGCCCTATGCATGAATCATCACTACATGTTTACAAATTAACTAGTGTTTTCTTACCGGCAGTTCTACAAGCtggataagtttttttttttttgaaaatttaaagcCAGCCCATAAAGCAGTCAAGATGGTGGTCCAGGCGGTTCAAAATACCTGGTGGTCCTGTCTGAACTTTGAAACACTCAGCAGTTGCACAGCTGAGAAGCGCCTTTATTTGGTGCCCAGGCAATGAAATCGTCTATGTTTAGAGATAGGTACACAAACTAAAAAAGAAATTACCTGAAACTCGAGAAATATAGTGGAAATTGATGAATCTGTGGCTATAGAAGAGAGTATTTCAAGCTTCAGAGTTTTTATTTGATATGAATCTGAGGAGCTGATGAAAAAATCTTCAAAATGTGGAGCAAATAAAGATGGCATTGCTTTGGCAAAGACCTGAATGTTGCACAAGACCTGCATAGAAAAATGAAAACATCAAACAAGGAAAGATTCTCCTGTTGGAACATTTGAAACAGATGAAACACATACCAACAATAATCTGAAATAAAGGTCAGGCCACAACTTTAAAATGACGCATTTTCGAGCTACTATAAACAATTGTTACAGGCTTACAGCCAAATACTTAAATGGATGGAGAAACTATTTCAAGAAAGAGTGCCAGGGTATTGAACCAccaacatataataaaaaaaggaGATTATCAAGAATGCTATAATAGTCAACTTAGCACACAAAGGATGAAGCATTACTGGCAGGCCAgaggatatttatttgtaaagcGGTATTTCCCTTCTCTACGAAGGAACAGTTTATTTATCTATTATCGATATTCAAACTGGACCATTTAAAAGTAGATTCTACACTGTAGTTAGCATTGATCTGGAAAAGGTAACTATCAAAAACTTGAATATCAAACCCAGCATGAAACACAAGTTCAAAACCATAGAGAATATTATATATCAGCCTAAATGTAACACCCTCGAGTCAAATGTTAGATTTATTACTCTAGAATAGACCATACCACTGTTTTGGCGTATTCACAAGGTTTTTCCATACGACAAAGGGTTGCTGCTCAGCAAAGGTGTATAAACATGTATTATATGACAGTCAAACTAACAGTCACCTTCTGAAGTCTTATGAAATTAAGTTTCTAACATAATCACTGCAAAATAACCAAAACTGTAGATGGGGGGGCGCAAATCAACGAATGAAGTACCATTAGAGCAAGAGTACATGATAAAGGGCCAATACCACATATTTTGAGGAGATAGATGACCTAAGCAGAAATAGCAAGGGTTTAACAATCTTTGGAATGTCCTCTTTTGGTGCCATAATCCAGTGAACCCCGGCTGAAGCCAGAACTACAGCGCTATTATAACTCCATAATAAAGGTGATGTACACTGCAAGAAGATCTTCAAATCATCATTGCTTTGGGCAGATGTAAAACGTCCCTCGTCTAAGTCCATAGAATCTTGATTTATATCTCTCAACTTGGATAAATACTTATCGGGTCCTTCAAGGTAACTCCTGGAGAGTATATCTGCCATTTCTACAGTAGTGTCACAACCAAATTTTCGTATTGCAAGATGAGGTTCCATTTCTTCCGTATCTATATTATGATTCACAGGTCCATTAGAAGACAACATTATGGATTCATGAACAAGCCCGTGTTTCGCTATTACATATCTGAGAAGAATCCCAATCAACACAACCTGGCCCCATTCTTCCACATCAGGAAGAGTTTCACACAGTCTTCTGTAATTTACTTCAATCAGAGTTAAATTATTGGGGCATATAGAAGCAAAAGCAGCGGCAGCAGCTCCAACTACACCAGGACAGTTGTCCTTCAGCAACAATCCGACAATCTGCATAATGTTGTGAATCAATTGGTGGCACACACATGcaaaagataattttaaaaaagaagggCAACAGACAGAAGCAAGAATTAGGAAAATATATGCTGCTTTATCAAAGCCATCTATATAGTTGTGAATCAATTGGGGGCACACAAAtgcaaaatatcattttaaaaaagaagGGTAAATAGACAAAAGCAAGAATTAGGAAAATGTATCCAGCTTTGTCATAGCCATCTTCTAGATAGCAGTGCTCAGACGTGACACATAAAATGCCTTCACATCGTGTGAATACCAGTTTTCTCAGATAATAATGGATATATCTAGTACAAAAAATAAGCCTCAATTGGAAAACTCTTGAGCTCCATAAACATGAACTCTGAACAAGAACAAGTTTAAGAAATTTTAGATTGGACATCCTTCTCTTAGCTATTTACCAATATTTTGGATAGTTTAAACTTTTACCCTAGCGTATGGTGGTCATGACAGATTTTCACATTTATCCTAGGGTAGTAGGGCATTGGTGGTCATACCCTCCAATCCATTCATCTCGACTCCCCTCATTTGCAGACAACAAGACCGGAGGTCGGAGGAAATTGCCAATAATGTTCAAAAAACCCACCGTCATTGTTCCTTTCATTCATTATCCTTCTATGTAACTTAACCCACAGTTTTAATGTTTGCATACTTCTGCATGTAAAATTCAATTATTTGTTTATAAATTGCCTCCATTCTTCAATAAGTTATATAGCACAACTTTATGAAGAACTGCGTCAATAGAAAGTAGAATAAATAATCCACATATTGGAAATTCTTCTCTTGAAAAAAACGAAGGAAACAGAGATTCTATAAGGGGAGACTATACGGATAAGCAGAATCTTATGTCAGCCTGCAATGAGAGAGATTACTATCTAGTGTCAGTTCCCCAAGAATTTCAAAACTTTCTACCATAGAAGAACAAAATTTATCGGTTAGGTACGAGTCAAATCAATGAAATCCTTTCAGCCTCGCTTTTGAAATGCAATCGATAACTTTTGAAGGATTTTCTCACCTTTTGACAGCAAGATGATATAAGACATGCATTCCTATATTACACCATTTGAAGGCTTTTCTCAACATTTATCATGTCTTATACATCTTTTGGCTTCAAAGTCAAAAAGGTGCCACACTCATAGTCTACACCTTCCATTCACGGAAATTCGAACATCAGAGTTGGACTTTATGATATCTGGAAACTTCACCaagataaaatttgaatttctcACTTTAAGAGATTTAAAGGTCCTACTTTCAGTGACAGTAGCTAATGGCTATAACCCACCTTCTCTAGGAAAGATGCTAGAAATTGAAGCCAGATTCATTGAATAACCCTCACTCCACGACTCACAGATTCAGTATCAATCTATGATGACATTCCAGATAGGTTTTTCAAGTCTATTTCTaacaaatattcaacatttgATCAACtttgttttctttaatttttttatgttttcggttattttcttttcttttttttggagTGGCAACATTGAACAACGCATTTGTTGTGATTGACACATTCTTTCCTTCTGGTGTTACATGCTAGCATTGTAGCTCATATTTCATCTTGCATCTTTCCTATGATGTGCTTTGGTATGTTCACTTACTCTCTCATCTTTCATGCAATGAAAGACAACCATATCAATTCGGTGTCTTCTCATTGTTTAAGTCGCTAAATTCTGATAGGGGAATTCAGTTGGGATAAAATCACGGCCCACTTCTTCATATGATCTTTAATCTATAAGCAAACACAATGGGCTGATCGGTAGAGACTTTGAACCATCGTTCAGTTTGTCAATTGAGTTAAATGGCTGGTTGAGTTCATCCATTAAGTGTTTAACTTGTTCCAAAAACATGCTTTTTGTATAGCTTAGACCTTTAGTTGGCAACCATCGGGTATACTCAAAGATTCAATTTCCAGAGCATATTTAATAAAAGGAGTGTTTTTGCATCAACAAAATACTGGAGAAAGACAAAtatgccaaaaaaattaaaacttacaaCGCAAATTTCAGTCTTTCCCCACttgtacaaatattttttttccccaaaaaaaatttgtgagagtGAAAAAGAAATGTAAGTTACTAACTGACCTCTTCAATTGAAGTTGTGTGTTCCTCCAAGCGCAAATCATGCAATTTAGGAAGTGCAGTAGCAGCACATTTTCTAACATAAACAGATGGATCTCGAGCACATTTCCCCACTGCAGCAATAACAATTGGCGCAATCACATGTAAACGGATCCCTGCCATGGTGCGGAGAGCCCACGCTCTCACCAATGGATTTGGATGCCCTATATccttctgaaaataatttattgaCAGCAATGTTTCATTCGGCCGCCTACCACGCAAAAGTCATATCATTCTTGTCATACATTTCAATAGGTacattttcacaaaaataaCTAGAAAACGAAAAGACAAACTCAATCACAAAAAAATACTGTTTCCGCGTCATACTTCTCAGCATAATGCAGCAAATACAAGTACACCAGCTTCTTAACTTCCAGTGACTGTGACGCAACATTTTTAACCACCTGTAACTCACACAGCAAAAAAAACAGTCCATAAGAATAAAATCGAATCCACTGACAAAACAGACTATGCAATTCAGCTCAATCAAAAATCCAAAGCAGCTCAATTCGAGGAACAAACTGGAGAGGACCTGAGGAAAATATGAAGACACATCCATTCCCTGGGCAATGAGAGCGAGCAGCCGCTTGAGTGCTTCACACTTCTCGGAGTCGAATTTGCTGTCGAGGAGAGGCGCGATGCTGACGTCGTCGGGATCGTCGTACAGATGCGCGTCGCTTCCGATTCGGAAAACCATCGCCGACGCCTTGCTCAGTGACTCCGCCGCCACCCCAAATTGCGTAAACATTATAAGGAAATCTGA comes from the Primulina huaijiensis isolate GDHJ02 chromosome 8, ASM1229523v2, whole genome shotgun sequence genome and includes:
- the LOC140982703 gene encoding AP3-complex subunit beta-A; translated protein: MFTQFGVAAESLSKASAMVFRIGSDAHLYDDPDDVSIAPLLDSKFDSEKCEALKRLLALIAQGMDVSSYFPQVVKNVASQSLEVKKLVYLYLLHYAEKRPNETLLSINYFQKDIGHPNPLVRAWALRTMAGIRLHVIAPIVIAAVGKCARDPSVYVRKCAATALPKLHDLRLEEHTTSIEEIVGLLLKDNCPGVVGAAAAAFASICPNNLTLIEVNYRRLCETLPDVEEWGQVVLIGILLRYVIAKHGLVHESIMLSSNGPVNHNIDTEEMEPHLAIRKFGCDTTVEMADILSRSYLEGPDKYLSKLRDINQDSMDLDEGRFTSAQSNDDLKIFLQCTSPLLWSYNSAVVLASAGVHWIMAPKEDIPKIVKPLLFLLRSSISSKYVVLCNIQVFAKAMPSLFAPHFEDFFISSSDSYQIKTLKLEILSSIATDSSISTIFLEFQEYVRDPNRRFAADAVAAIGVCTLKLPDVATTCLEGLLTLALSESSHREDASFGEDDVVLVQAIKSIRLIIKQDPPTHEKVVVNLVRSLDSIWAPAARAMVIWMLGEYNNIGSHISKMVPTVYKYLAWRFKLEEVESKLQIINSCIKVILHAKGEDITALRSTVEYILELSKFDLNYDVRDRARVVKRFLSSSMGFPNMEEVKEQRFQFIAECVFGRQTKLLYPEPLNYRFYLPGSLSQIVLHAAPGYEPLPKPCSLMDNEVQGTNTTGMGTAGIEPNDIDNSDTELGSLDEENTSDYSSQVSVPYSSDGDGNYDNASVGNGNEETDPLIHISDGAITSRDQIEGSEKIHASGLSDFGELMSKRDLESWLNEKPSLSQNEKPNLSLVQRSFARISIKDIGHLIKPKTYTLLDPANGSGLSVDYVFSSEVSSTSPQLVCLQVSFRNYSTEPMSNILLSEEESDKSLDSSDPSMSESERSLGSRVEVPTLLPMEEIVTLEPSQTTNRALQVCFRHHLVPVKLVLLCNGEKHLVKLRPNIGNFIKPLPMDIEAFLIKESQLRGMFEYIKGCNFADHIGQLNDKDDPSFMKDKVLTVCEKIAFKMLSNANLFLVTVDMPVATNLDDLSGLCLRFSGEILSNLIPCLITLTIKGTCSEPLEVSVKINCEETVFGLNLLNRIVNFLAEPTS